In the Euphorbia lathyris chromosome 5, ddEupLath1.1, whole genome shotgun sequence genome, one interval contains:
- the LOC136229007 gene encoding F-box protein At5g39450 isoform X2: MVSELCGSNLLLALPDDVFSIISRSLSPKDICNLSLCCRSLCTLVASEKVWLTQCDKIGIIPHRDLLQWRKGVSSYKTLCRFLVTVKPLIGIWVHQNPELGNVVYVMPGFVSVVGCRIIPQELGPLGIEDGPILWAPVFEIVGDLDGSTIFFLHGRDKGNDCIYPGSVKPVQQNCNVLLLEVEPRQQKSGNVLLHSKSYAYNSDKELSRNISRSNIGLSRSQRMLGQCDSKVPFSRLAYSDRRKLIEVVTSQVRRNVPDLAIGPLFPRLRSDDDDFHLDAVLLFERRTLLLQMYKLGGSRFDWKEASELPSDPIQLQLSEIKNSIDRSNGFHCSNADSRAKSISKKTLSGYFRASLRQILGKSPSINGSFTLPKNSSSSSENKHAQLHEFLRSGDTIGLTLHASTARLSSYRAWPNMHDSRFALYKLPMRVPRADQEYAGLWGGTFGWPPGKPNEDKPGKALFFLLISYDEYEGQRQLIATKILEGTHYVLHPNGSAMFIVNMDEPSLDPFPWDVDADSIPVSVKHAFAGEGIANGYGFRYPGSKPGSLFVIQNGILAFIWKESRAVLTMQRLNLQELLKKGERVPALPPIANFAYLTKSYSNVFAGFSNTSACLASPRQRQ; encoded by the exons ATGGTGTCTGAGTTGTGCGGTTCGAACTTGCTTCTAGCTTTGCCTGATGACGTTTTTTCTATTATATCTCGTTCCCTTTCGCCCAAGGATATTTGTAATCTCAGTCTTTGCTGCCGAAGTTTATGTACACTTGTGGCTTCTGAGAAAGTTTGGTTAACCCAATGCGACAAGATTGGAATTATTCCTCATCGTGATCTTCTTCAGTGGAGAAAGGGCGTGTCATCTTACAAGACACTCTGTCGCTTCCTCGTTACTGTTAAGCCATTAATCGGAATTTGGGTTCATCAAAATCCTGAGCTAGGTAATGTTGTATATGTTATGCCTGGTTTTGTATCTGTTGTTGGGTGTAGAATAATACCACAAGAACTAGGTCCTTTAGGAATTGAGGATGGACCTATACTATGGGCTCCTGTATTTGAAATAGTAGGAGATCTTGATGGTTCCACTATATTCTTTTTACATGGGAGAGACAAAGGAAATGACTGTATTTATCCTGGTTCCGTTAAGCCTGTCCAGCAGAACTGCAATGTACTATTGCTTGAAGTTGAGCCTAGACAACAAAAGAGTGGCAATGTGTTATTGCATAGTAAAAGCTATGCTTATAATTCTGATAAGGAGTTATCGAGAAACATTTCTAGGTCGAATATTGGATTGTCAAGGTCACAGAGGATGCTTGGACAGTGCGATTCTAAGGTTCCTTTTAGCCGCTTGGCTTATAGTGATAGAAGAAAGTTGATTGAAGTTGTCACAAGCCAAGTTCGTCGAAATGTACCTGATTTGGCAATTGGCCCTCTATTTCCTCGGTTGAGgagtgatgatgatgattttcACCTAGATGCTGTGCTCTTATTTGAAAGGAGAACCCTGCTTCTTCAAATGTATAAACTTGGCGGGAGTCGGTTTGATTGGAAGGAAGCTTCTGAGCTTCCTTCTGATCCCATTCAATTGCAATTGAGTGAGATAAAAAATAGCATTGATCGGTCAAATGGATTTCACTGTTCGAATGCTGACAGTCGTGCAAAGTCCATCAGTAAGAAAACTCTTAGTGGGTATTTTAGAGCTAGTCTTAGACAAATATTGGGAAAGTCTCCCTCTATTAATGGTAGTTTCACACTTCCAAAGAATAGTTCTTCAAGTAGTGAGAACAAACATGCGCAACTTCATGAATTTCTAAGATCTGGTGATACAATAGGATTGACACTGCATGCCTCCACTGCCAGGTTATCTTCTTATCGAGCATGGCCAAATATGCATGACAGTCGGTTTGCCCTTTACAAGCTACCCATGCGGGTTCCAAGAGCTGACCAAGAGTATGCTGGTTTATGGGGTGGGACTTTTGGTTGGCCTCCGGGGAAGCCCAATGAAGACAAGCCAGGAAAggctttgttttttcttttgatatCTTATGACGAATACGAGGGCCAAAGACAACTAATTGCTACCAAAATTTTGGAAGGCACCCACTATGTTCTTCATCCCAATGGTTCAGCAATGTTTATTGTAAATATGGATGAACCTTCATTGGATCCATTTCCTTGGGATGTTGATGCAGATTCAATTCCTGTAAGTGTGAAACATGCATTTGCAGGTGAGGGTATTGCAAATGGGTATGGTTTTCGGTATCCTGGTTCAAAGCCGGGTTCCCTCTTTGTAATTCAAAATGGTATTCTAGCCTTCATTTGGAAAGAATCCAGAGCTGTCTTGACCATGCAGAGACTGAATTTGCAAGAACTTTTGAAAAAAGGTGAACGGGTGCCTGCTTTACCTCCAATTGCCAACTTTGCTTACTTGACCAAGTCCTACTCAAATGTGTTTGCTGGCTTCTCCAACACATCAGCTTGTTTGGCTTCACCAAG GCAAAGACAATGA
- the LOC136229007 gene encoding F-box protein At5g39450 isoform X1, whose translation MVSELCGSNLLLALPDDVFSIISRSLSPKDICNLSLCCRSLCTLVASEKVWLTQCDKIGIIPHRDLLQWRKGVSSYKTLCRFLVTVKPLIGIWVHQNPELGNVVYVMPGFVSVVGCRIIPQELGPLGIEDGPILWAPVFEIVGDLDGSTIFFLHGRDKGNDCIYPGSVKPVQQNCNVLLLEVEPRQQKSGNVLLHSKSYAYNSDKELSRNISRSNIGLSRSQRMLGQCDSKVPFSRLAYSDRRKLIEVVTSQVRRNVPDLAIGPLFPRLRSDDDDFHLDAVLLFERRTLLLQMYKLGGSRFDWKEASELPSDPIQLQLSEIKNSIDRSNGFHCSNADSRAKSISKKTLSGYFRASLRQILGKSPSINGSFTLPKNSSSSSENKHAQLHEFLRSGDTIGLTLHASTARLSSYRAWPNMHDSRFALYKLPMRVPRADQEYAGLWGGTFGWPPGKPNEDKPGKALFFLLISYDEYEGQRQLIATKILEGTHYVLHPNGSAMFIVNMDEPSLDPFPWDVDADSIPVSVKHAFAGEGIANGYGFRYPGSKPGSLFVIQNGILAFIWKESRAVLTMQRLNLQELLKKGERVPALPPIANFAYLTKSYSNVFAGFSNTSACLASPRNSSTAAT comes from the exons ATGGTGTCTGAGTTGTGCGGTTCGAACTTGCTTCTAGCTTTGCCTGATGACGTTTTTTCTATTATATCTCGTTCCCTTTCGCCCAAGGATATTTGTAATCTCAGTCTTTGCTGCCGAAGTTTATGTACACTTGTGGCTTCTGAGAAAGTTTGGTTAACCCAATGCGACAAGATTGGAATTATTCCTCATCGTGATCTTCTTCAGTGGAGAAAGGGCGTGTCATCTTACAAGACACTCTGTCGCTTCCTCGTTACTGTTAAGCCATTAATCGGAATTTGGGTTCATCAAAATCCTGAGCTAGGTAATGTTGTATATGTTATGCCTGGTTTTGTATCTGTTGTTGGGTGTAGAATAATACCACAAGAACTAGGTCCTTTAGGAATTGAGGATGGACCTATACTATGGGCTCCTGTATTTGAAATAGTAGGAGATCTTGATGGTTCCACTATATTCTTTTTACATGGGAGAGACAAAGGAAATGACTGTATTTATCCTGGTTCCGTTAAGCCTGTCCAGCAGAACTGCAATGTACTATTGCTTGAAGTTGAGCCTAGACAACAAAAGAGTGGCAATGTGTTATTGCATAGTAAAAGCTATGCTTATAATTCTGATAAGGAGTTATCGAGAAACATTTCTAGGTCGAATATTGGATTGTCAAGGTCACAGAGGATGCTTGGACAGTGCGATTCTAAGGTTCCTTTTAGCCGCTTGGCTTATAGTGATAGAAGAAAGTTGATTGAAGTTGTCACAAGCCAAGTTCGTCGAAATGTACCTGATTTGGCAATTGGCCCTCTATTTCCTCGGTTGAGgagtgatgatgatgattttcACCTAGATGCTGTGCTCTTATTTGAAAGGAGAACCCTGCTTCTTCAAATGTATAAACTTGGCGGGAGTCGGTTTGATTGGAAGGAAGCTTCTGAGCTTCCTTCTGATCCCATTCAATTGCAATTGAGTGAGATAAAAAATAGCATTGATCGGTCAAATGGATTTCACTGTTCGAATGCTGACAGTCGTGCAAAGTCCATCAGTAAGAAAACTCTTAGTGGGTATTTTAGAGCTAGTCTTAGACAAATATTGGGAAAGTCTCCCTCTATTAATGGTAGTTTCACACTTCCAAAGAATAGTTCTTCAAGTAGTGAGAACAAACATGCGCAACTTCATGAATTTCTAAGATCTGGTGATACAATAGGATTGACACTGCATGCCTCCACTGCCAGGTTATCTTCTTATCGAGCATGGCCAAATATGCATGACAGTCGGTTTGCCCTTTACAAGCTACCCATGCGGGTTCCAAGAGCTGACCAAGAGTATGCTGGTTTATGGGGTGGGACTTTTGGTTGGCCTCCGGGGAAGCCCAATGAAGACAAGCCAGGAAAggctttgttttttcttttgatatCTTATGACGAATACGAGGGCCAAAGACAACTAATTGCTACCAAAATTTTGGAAGGCACCCACTATGTTCTTCATCCCAATGGTTCAGCAATGTTTATTGTAAATATGGATGAACCTTCATTGGATCCATTTCCTTGGGATGTTGATGCAGATTCAATTCCTGTAAGTGTGAAACATGCATTTGCAGGTGAGGGTATTGCAAATGGGTATGGTTTTCGGTATCCTGGTTCAAAGCCGGGTTCCCTCTTTGTAATTCAAAATGGTATTCTAGCCTTCATTTGGAAAGAATCCAGAGCTGTCTTGACCATGCAGAGACTGAATTTGCAAGAACTTTTGAAAAAAGGTGAACGGGTGCCTGCTTTACCTCCAATTGCCAACTTTGCTTACTTGACCAAGTCCTACTCAAATGTGTTTGCTGGCTTCTCCAACACATCAGCTTGTTTGGCTTCACCAAG AAATTCTTCAACTGCAGCTACCTGA